In the Camelus bactrianus isolate YW-2024 breed Bactrian camel chromosome 17, ASM4877302v1, whole genome shotgun sequence genome, one interval contains:
- the PPM1M gene encoding protein phosphatase 1M isoform X1 — MSADWFRRRFLPGGPLPAPGPPRPRPRPRCSPVPYRRPRFLRGSSSSPSAADASRRPDARPVRSPARGRALPWNAGYAEIINAEKSEFNEDQAACGKLCIRRYEFGVEEDQEWLTLCPEEFLTGHYWALFDGHGGPAAAILAANTLHSCLRRQLEAVVEGMVATQPPMHLSGHCVCPSDPQFVEEKGIRAEDLVIGALESAFQECDEVIGRELEASGQAGGCTALVAMSLQGKLYVANAGDSRAILVRRNEVRPLSSEFTPETERQRIQQLAFVYPELLAGEFTRLEFPRRLKGDDLGQKVLFRDHHMSGWSYKCVEKSDLKYPLIHGQGRQARLLGTLAVSRGLGDHQLRVLDTNIQLKPFLLSVPQVTVLDVDQLEPQEDDLVVMATDGLWDVLSNEQVARLVRSFLPGNQEDPHRFSELAQMLIHSTQGKDDNPTQEGQVSYDDISVFVIPLHSQHQGRSSH; from the exons ATGTCTGCCGACTGGTTCCGGCGCCGCTTCCTGCCAGGCGGTCCGCTCCCCGCACCGGggccgccccggccccggccccggccccgttGCAGCCCTGTGCCGTACCGGCGGCCCCGCTTCCTGCGCGGCTCTAGTTCCAGCCCCAGCGCAGCCGACGCCTCGCGCCGCCCGGACGCCCGGCCGGTGCGCAGCCCCGCGCGGGGCCGCGCGCTGCCCTGGAATGCAGGCTACGCCGA GATCATCAATGCAGAGAAATCTGAGTTCAATGAGGATCAGGCGGCCTGTGGGAAGCTGTGCATCCGGAGATACGAGTTTGGGGTTGAAGAGGACCAAGAGTGGCTGACTTTGTGCCCAGAGGAA TTCCTGACAGGTCATTACTGGGCACTGTTTGATGGGCATGGTGGTCCAGCTGCAGCTATCCTGGCTGCCAATACCCTGCACTCCTGCTTGCGCCGACAGCTGGAGGCCGTGGTAGAGGGCATGGTGGCCACTCAGCCCCCCATGCACCTCAGTGGCCACTGCGTCTGCCCCAGTGACCCTCAGTTTGTGGAGGAAAAGGGCATTAGGGCTGAAGACTTGGTGATTGGAGCTCTGGAGAGTGCCTTCCAGGAATGT GATGAGGTGATCGGGCGGGAGCTGGAGGCCTCAGGCCAGGCGGGAGGCTGTACAGCCCTGGTGGCCATGTCCCTGCAGGGAAAGCTGTATGTGGCCAATGCTGGAGATAGCAG AGCCATCTTGGTGCGGAGGAATGAGGTACGGCCCCTGAGCTCTGAGTTCACACCAGAGACTGAACGTCAGCGGATCCAGCAACTG GCCTTTGTCTACCCCGAGCTTCTGGCTGGTGAGTTCACCCGACTGGAGTTCCCTCGGCGACTGAAGGGGGATGACTTGGGGCAGAAGGTTTTGTTCAGGGATCACCACATGAGTGGCTG GAGCTACAAGTGCGTGGAGAAGTCAGATCTCAAATACCCACTGatccatggacagggtaggcag GCTCGGCTGTTGGGAACACTGGCCGTCTCCCGGGGTCTAGGAGACCATCAGCTTAGAGTActggacacaaacattcagctcAAGCCCTTCTTGCTCTCTGTCCCACAG GTGACTGTGCTGGATGTGGACCAGCTGGAGCCGCAGGAGGATGACTTAGTTGTCATGGCAACTGATGGGCTCTGGGACGTCCTGTCCAACGAGCAGGTGGCACGGCTGGTGCGAAGCTTCCTCCCTGGCAACCAAGAGGACCCACACAG GTTCTCGGAGCTGGCCCAAATGCTGATACACAGCACACAGGGGAAGGACGACAATCCTACACAGGAAGGGCAGGTGTCCTACGATGACATCTCTGTGTTCGTGATTCCCTTGCACAGCCAGCACCAAGGGCGCAGTAGCCACTGA
- the PPM1M gene encoding protein phosphatase 1M isoform X2, whose protein sequence is MSADWFRRRFLPGGPLPAPGPPRPRPRPRCSPVPYRRPRFLRGSSSSPSAADASRRPDARPVRSPARGRALPWNAGYAEIINAEKSEFNEDQAACGKLCIRRYEFGVEEDQEWLTLCPEEFLTGHYWALFDGHGGPAAAILAANTLHSCLRRQLEAVVEGMVATQPPMHLSGHCVCPSDPQFVEEKGIRAEDLVIGALESAFQECDEVIGRELEASGQAGGCTALVAMSLQGKLYVANAGDSRAILVRRNEVRPLSSEFTPETERQRIQQLAFVYPELLAGEFTRLEFPRRLKGDDLGQKVLFRDHHMSGWSYKCVEKSDLKYPLIHGQGRQARLLGTLAVSRGLGDHQLRVLDTNIQLKPFLLSVPQVTVLDVDQLEPQEDDLVVMATDGLWDVLSNEQVARLVRSFLPGNQEDPHSQHQGRSSH, encoded by the exons ATGTCTGCCGACTGGTTCCGGCGCCGCTTCCTGCCAGGCGGTCCGCTCCCCGCACCGGggccgccccggccccggccccggccccgttGCAGCCCTGTGCCGTACCGGCGGCCCCGCTTCCTGCGCGGCTCTAGTTCCAGCCCCAGCGCAGCCGACGCCTCGCGCCGCCCGGACGCCCGGCCGGTGCGCAGCCCCGCGCGGGGCCGCGCGCTGCCCTGGAATGCAGGCTACGCCGA GATCATCAATGCAGAGAAATCTGAGTTCAATGAGGATCAGGCGGCCTGTGGGAAGCTGTGCATCCGGAGATACGAGTTTGGGGTTGAAGAGGACCAAGAGTGGCTGACTTTGTGCCCAGAGGAA TTCCTGACAGGTCATTACTGGGCACTGTTTGATGGGCATGGTGGTCCAGCTGCAGCTATCCTGGCTGCCAATACCCTGCACTCCTGCTTGCGCCGACAGCTGGAGGCCGTGGTAGAGGGCATGGTGGCCACTCAGCCCCCCATGCACCTCAGTGGCCACTGCGTCTGCCCCAGTGACCCTCAGTTTGTGGAGGAAAAGGGCATTAGGGCTGAAGACTTGGTGATTGGAGCTCTGGAGAGTGCCTTCCAGGAATGT GATGAGGTGATCGGGCGGGAGCTGGAGGCCTCAGGCCAGGCGGGAGGCTGTACAGCCCTGGTGGCCATGTCCCTGCAGGGAAAGCTGTATGTGGCCAATGCTGGAGATAGCAG AGCCATCTTGGTGCGGAGGAATGAGGTACGGCCCCTGAGCTCTGAGTTCACACCAGAGACTGAACGTCAGCGGATCCAGCAACTG GCCTTTGTCTACCCCGAGCTTCTGGCTGGTGAGTTCACCCGACTGGAGTTCCCTCGGCGACTGAAGGGGGATGACTTGGGGCAGAAGGTTTTGTTCAGGGATCACCACATGAGTGGCTG GAGCTACAAGTGCGTGGAGAAGTCAGATCTCAAATACCCACTGatccatggacagggtaggcag GCTCGGCTGTTGGGAACACTGGCCGTCTCCCGGGGTCTAGGAGACCATCAGCTTAGAGTActggacacaaacattcagctcAAGCCCTTCTTGCTCTCTGTCCCACAG GTGACTGTGCTGGATGTGGACCAGCTGGAGCCGCAGGAGGATGACTTAGTTGTCATGGCAACTGATGGGCTCTGGGACGTCCTGTCCAACGAGCAGGTGGCACGGCTGGTGCGAAGCTTCCTCCCTGGCAACCAAGAGGACCCACACAG CCAGCACCAAGGGCGCAGTAGCCACTGA